A single region of the Solwaraspora sp. WMMD406 genome encodes:
- a CDS encoding M56 family metallopeptidase: MAPATHFAAAVLACYLVAQAMTRSAWLGRAWTWRTPRLAILCWQALGLSVGLAAIGLPLSLGLAPYQAGPGTATLRFLRDLAGAGTSLLGGHGWPADAFPTGLGPPRLALIALAATIAVVLLGSTVRSLSGAVRVRRRHRDLLTLVGRADPAVPGALVLDHPSAAAYCLPGVRPTVVVSAGTLALLDARQLAAVLSHERAHADERHDLVLLPFTALCRALPRVAWLRAAHDCVALLVEMRADDKARRQHADESLAAALRRFATADSRIVPAGALGVADRDLDARVHRLLWPGPAPRLRPLAASAVAMLLLALPVSLYLS; the protein is encoded by the coding sequence ATGGCACCCGCCACCCACTTCGCCGCAGCGGTGCTCGCGTGCTATCTCGTCGCCCAGGCGATGACCCGCTCCGCCTGGCTCGGTCGGGCGTGGACGTGGCGCACGCCCCGGCTGGCGATCCTCTGCTGGCAGGCGTTGGGGCTGTCCGTCGGACTCGCCGCGATCGGCCTGCCGCTCTCCCTCGGACTCGCCCCGTACCAGGCCGGGCCGGGCACCGCGACGCTGCGTTTCCTGCGCGACCTGGCCGGCGCGGGCACCTCGCTGCTCGGTGGACACGGCTGGCCCGCCGACGCCTTCCCCACCGGCCTCGGTCCGCCCCGGCTCGCCCTGATCGCGCTGGCCGCGACGATCGCCGTGGTGCTGCTCGGCTCGACCGTACGCAGCCTGTCCGGCGCCGTACGGGTCCGGCGCCGCCACCGCGACCTGCTGACCCTGGTCGGCCGGGCCGATCCGGCGGTACCCGGCGCGTTGGTCCTCGACCACCCGAGCGCCGCCGCCTACTGCCTGCCCGGCGTACGCCCGACCGTCGTGGTCAGCGCCGGCACCCTCGCCCTGCTCGACGCGAGACAACTGGCCGCGGTACTCAGCCACGAGCGTGCCCACGCCGACGAACGCCACGATCTGGTGCTGCTGCCGTTCACCGCGCTGTGCCGGGCGTTGCCCCGGGTCGCCTGGCTGCGGGCCGCGCACGACTGCGTCGCGCTGCTGGTCGAGATGCGCGCCGACGACAAGGCCCGCCGGCAGCACGCCGACGAATCGCTCGCCGCCGCGCTGCGCCGCTTCGCGACGGCCGATTCACGGATCGTTCCCGCTGGCGCGCTCGGCGTCGCCGACCGGGACCTCGACGCGCGGGTCCACCGACTGCTCTGGCCCGGTCCGGCTCCCCGGCTGCGTCCACTGGCCGCCAGTGCCGTGGCGATGCTGCTGCTCGCCCTGCCGGTGTCGCTCTACCTGAGCTGA
- a CDS encoding DUF4345 family protein: MTATVPEPTVPEASMREPTMPGPTVPEASMRELIVLKVILVAAGLVVVGVGGAILTVPDAFHAGNGIVYAGNSSLLSETRAAGGALLAIGLLIALGAFVRRLAFTATVVGTVLYLAYGFARLVSLAVDGPPASALVAATAVELVLGVACGYALVRYRRRA; the protein is encoded by the coding sequence GTGACGGCGACCGTGCCGGAGCCGACCGTGCCGGAGGCGAGTATGCGGGAGCCGACCATGCCGGGGCCGACCGTGCCGGAGGCGAGTATGCGGGAGCTGATCGTGCTCAAGGTCATCTTGGTCGCCGCCGGCCTGGTCGTGGTCGGCGTCGGCGGAGCGATCCTGACGGTGCCGGACGCGTTTCACGCCGGCAACGGCATCGTGTACGCCGGCAACAGCAGCCTGTTGAGCGAGACCCGTGCCGCCGGTGGTGCCCTGCTGGCCATCGGCCTCCTGATCGCGCTCGGGGCGTTCGTCCGCCGACTGGCCTTCACCGCCACGGTGGTCGGTACGGTCCTCTACCTGGCGTACGGGTTCGCCCGGCTGGTCAGTCTGGCCGTGGACGGACCGCCGGCGAGTGCCCTGGTCGCCGCGACCGCCGTCGAGTTGGTTCTCGGCGTGGCCTGCGGGTACGCCCTGGTCCGCTACCGGCGGCGGGCATGA
- a CDS encoding alpha/beta hydrolase family protein produces MALLRVDFFSDVLEQGTSMTVLLPQRSRTRIGAPARGGDTDPPVLYLLHGLTDDATAWLRYSSIERYAEERGLAVVMPQVHRSIYADEAHGAPFWTFLSTELPAVVDSFFRVSRRRADTFVAGLSMGGYGALRWALRQPERFAAAASLSGVLDVAARQYGPSVSATDPLMRRVFGDHDVAGSDDDLFWLLDKADPAALPKLWLCCGTSDELYPDNVRFRDRCADRGVPLAVDFGPGDHLWTYWDAKIHEVIAWLPL; encoded by the coding sequence ATGGCACTTCTGCGGGTCGACTTCTTCTCCGACGTGTTGGAGCAGGGCACCTCGATGACCGTCCTGCTGCCGCAGCGTTCCCGGACCCGGATCGGCGCCCCGGCGCGCGGCGGCGACACCGATCCGCCGGTGCTCTACCTGTTGCACGGGCTCACCGACGACGCCACCGCCTGGCTGCGGTACAGCTCGATCGAGCGGTACGCCGAGGAGCGCGGGCTCGCCGTGGTGATGCCGCAGGTCCACCGCAGCATATACGCCGACGAGGCGCACGGGGCACCGTTCTGGACGTTTCTCTCCACCGAGCTGCCGGCGGTGGTCGACTCGTTCTTCCGGGTCTCGCGGCGGCGGGCCGACACCTTTGTCGCCGGCCTGTCCATGGGCGGGTACGGCGCGTTGCGCTGGGCGTTGCGCCAACCCGAGCGGTTCGCGGCGGCGGCCAGCCTCTCCGGCGTACTCGACGTGGCCGCCCGGCAGTACGGACCGTCGGTGTCGGCCACCGACCCGTTGATGCGACGGGTCTTCGGCGATCACGACGTCGCGGGTAGTGACGACGACCTGTTCTGGCTGCTCGACAAGGCGGACCCGGCCGCGCTACCGAAGCTGTGGCTGTGTTGCGGCACGTCCGACGAGCTGTATCCGGACAACGTACGGTTCCGCGACCGCTGCGCGGACCGGGGCGTTCCGCTGGCCGTCGACTTCGGCCCGGGCGACCATCTGTGGACCTACTGGGATGCCAAGATCCACGAAGTGATCGCCTGGCTGCCGCTGTGA
- a CDS encoding transglutaminase-like domain-containing protein, producing MITLDEYRRQSRWSDPGPYAALLDPLPSTIPQLTTVVRNLVVHYVASGERFAPDRLAEIDLRWIARRLAVDQDRFDAPLARPRPVPDRVAGCCRDFTLTTVAALRHHGVPARSRVGFAGYFLPDFHVDHVVVEHWNGARWIRTDAQLDPAAGWPFDPADLPRPVVATPEGEREGEPGFATAAQVWTAYRRGEVDPDRYGVSPHLPLRGPWFLRNYVLHELAHRQRDELLLWDNWGAMSQDPDAEVELVDEIATLLLAADGDGDAAAAERELSRRYAADERLRPIGEIVCHSPTGSVTTMDLTD from the coding sequence ATGATCACGCTGGACGAATACCGCCGGCAGTCCCGGTGGTCCGATCCCGGGCCGTACGCGGCGTTGCTCGATCCGCTGCCCAGCACGATCCCGCAGCTGACCACGGTCGTCCGCAACCTCGTCGTGCACTACGTGGCATCCGGCGAGAGATTCGCCCCGGATCGGCTCGCCGAGATCGACCTCCGGTGGATCGCCCGACGCCTCGCCGTCGACCAGGACCGCTTCGACGCGCCGTTGGCGCGACCCCGGCCGGTGCCGGACCGGGTCGCCGGCTGCTGCCGCGACTTCACCCTCACCACGGTCGCGGCGCTGCGCCACCACGGCGTCCCGGCCCGCAGCCGGGTCGGCTTCGCCGGCTACTTCCTACCGGACTTCCACGTCGATCACGTCGTCGTCGAACACTGGAACGGGGCCCGGTGGATCCGTACCGACGCGCAACTCGACCCGGCGGCAGGCTGGCCCTTCGACCCGGCGGACCTGCCCCGGCCGGTCGTCGCCACACCGGAGGGCGAGCGGGAGGGCGAGCCAGGGTTCGCGACCGCCGCGCAGGTGTGGACCGCCTACCGCCGCGGCGAGGTCGACCCCGACCGGTACGGCGTCAGCCCGCACCTGCCACTGCGAGGACCCTGGTTCCTCCGCAACTACGTGCTGCACGAGTTGGCCCACCGGCAGCGCGACGAACTGCTGCTGTGGGACAACTGGGGCGCGATGTCACAGGACCCCGACGCCGAGGTGGAGCTGGTCGACGAGATCGCCACGCTACTCCTCGCGGCCGACGGCGACGGCGACGCCGCCGCCGCCGAGCGCGAGCTGTCCCGCCGGTACGCCGCCGACGAGCGCCTGCGTCCGATCGGCGAGATCGTCTGCCACTCGCCCACCGGATCGGTCACCACAATGGACCTGACCGACTGA
- a CDS encoding BlaI/MecI/CopY family transcriptional regulator codes for MRRLGDLERAVMDVLWDRDPTAGPVTVRDVAEALRERDLAYTTVMTVLDRLAGKGMVSRERSGRAWHYQPVASREAYIAQLMLDALDLAGSRDAALVRFAKSVTGTEAEVLRTALTEQARPADDDAQPAQRRAQPAERQG; via the coding sequence GTGAGGCGACTGGGTGACCTCGAACGCGCCGTGATGGACGTGCTGTGGGATCGCGATCCGACGGCCGGCCCGGTCACGGTCCGCGACGTCGCCGAGGCACTGCGCGAACGCGACCTCGCCTACACGACGGTGATGACCGTGCTCGACCGGCTCGCCGGCAAGGGCATGGTCAGCCGCGAACGCTCCGGCCGGGCCTGGCACTACCAGCCGGTGGCCAGCCGGGAGGCGTACATCGCCCAGCTGATGCTCGACGCGCTCGACCTCGCCGGCAGCCGGGACGCGGCGCTGGTGCGGTTCGCCAAGTCGGTGACCGGCACCGAGGCCGAGGTGCTGCGGACCGCGCTCACCGAGCAGGCCCGACCGGCGGATGACGACGCACAGCCGGCCCAACGGCGGGCCCAGCCGGCGGAGCGGCAGGGCTGA
- a CDS encoding DUF6767 domain-containing protein, which produces MTSRTHRRVPEAKCPIRPGEPCTLCLPGATGPADCGLVYLVMGDDELREGLRQARLEAAGETVPA; this is translated from the coding sequence ATGACCAGTCGAACTCACCGCCGGGTTCCCGAGGCGAAGTGCCCGATCCGGCCCGGCGAGCCGTGCACACTCTGCCTACCCGGCGCCACCGGGCCCGCCGACTGCGGTCTCGTGTACCTGGTGATGGGCGACGACGAACTCCGCGAAGGACTGCGCCAGGCCCGCCTGGAAGCGGCCGGCGAAACGGTCCCGGCATAG
- a CDS encoding SRPBCC family protein, whose translation MIYVETLIRAPIDRVWRHTRDPDRHSRWDLRFTRIDPYGPDGRFRYATRLLPGLTIVGVGETAGERRRPDGSATSVLRFVCDHQLSLIRSGSGFWRYQPTPDGVRFWTGYDYLPGWGRIGQLADWFFRPVFGWATAWSFDRLRLWLERGVPPERSRDQAIVEATVRLVVAVAGVTTATAGGHPAGLLITAMMLVAPPLPTTPAARRCRPRSYRRRGLR comes from the coding sequence GTGATCTACGTCGAGACGCTGATCCGGGCACCGATCGACCGGGTGTGGCGGCACACCCGGGATCCGGACCGGCACAGCCGGTGGGATCTGCGGTTCACCCGCATCGACCCGTACGGGCCGGACGGCCGCTTCCGGTACGCCACCCGGCTGCTGCCCGGTCTGACGATCGTCGGTGTCGGCGAGACCGCCGGTGAGCGTCGCCGCCCCGACGGTTCTGCCACCTCCGTACTGCGTTTCGTCTGCGATCACCAGCTGTCGCTGATCCGGTCCGGCAGCGGCTTCTGGCGCTACCAGCCGACCCCCGACGGGGTGCGGTTCTGGACCGGCTACGACTATCTGCCCGGCTGGGGGCGGATCGGCCAGCTGGCCGACTGGTTCTTTCGTCCCGTCTTCGGCTGGGCCACCGCCTGGTCGTTCGACCGGCTCCGGCTGTGGCTGGAGCGCGGCGTACCACCGGAACGCAGCCGCGACCAGGCGATCGTCGAGGCGACCGTACGCCTGGTGGTCGCCGTCGCCGGGGTGACCACGGCGACAGCCGGCGGCCACCCGGCCGGGCTGCTGATCACGGCGATGATGCTGGTGGCGCCGCCGCTGCCCACCACTCCGGCCGCCCGCCGCTGCCGGCCACGTAGCTATCGGCGGAGAGGACTCCGATGA
- a CDS encoding hemerythrin domain-containing protein, which produces MAWDRELRRVHDRLREALSVTRQAVAAGEPAEPATRDLLLFCHGFCAALTAHHDGEDRDLFAAIAEQHPELHETLYYLRQDHSMIAHLLSGLKAAVARSASPAELDRHLEGLAAIMESHFRYEERQLLSVLETLSLDADPDDVLGPL; this is translated from the coding sequence ATGGCCTGGGACCGAGAGCTGCGCAGGGTTCATGACCGGTTGCGCGAAGCGCTGAGCGTGACCCGGCAGGCCGTTGCCGCCGGCGAGCCGGCGGAACCGGCGACCAGGGATCTGCTGTTGTTCTGCCACGGGTTCTGCGCGGCCCTGACCGCGCACCACGACGGTGAGGACCGGGACCTGTTCGCGGCGATCGCCGAGCAGCACCCCGAGCTCCACGAGACGCTCTACTACCTGCGGCAGGACCACTCGATGATCGCCCACCTGCTGTCCGGGTTGAAGGCCGCCGTGGCCAGGTCCGCCTCGCCCGCGGAACTCGACCGACACCTCGAAGGTCTGGCCGCGATCATGGAGTCGCACTTCCGGTACGAGGAACGCCAGTTGCTGTCGGTGTTGGAGACCTTGTCGCTCGACGCGGATCCGGACGACGTACTGGGCCCGTTGTGA
- a CDS encoding peptidase E, with the protein MAPLRQIFAVSGIVHPSAHQPTPQRSALLDHAISLTGATVANVCLIPTATGDSQQVIDSFHAAFDGARHAVATHLRLFPQPNVADVRSFLLDQHLIWVAGGSVVNLLAVWRAHRLDEVLRECWEAGVVLGGGSAGSLCWHTGGMTDSFSDRLDPVTDALALLPYSNGVHHDLPEQPRRARYLEAVAAGVLPAGHATDDGVGLHYVGTTLVEAVTSRARAGAYRIEPGNEPGTAVERPIPARSIGTPGT; encoded by the coding sequence GTGGCTCCCCTTCGCCAGATCTTCGCGGTTTCCGGCATCGTGCACCCGTCGGCACACCAGCCGACGCCGCAGCGCAGCGCACTGCTCGACCACGCGATCTCGTTGACCGGCGCGACGGTCGCCAACGTCTGCCTGATCCCCACCGCTACCGGCGACAGCCAGCAGGTGATCGATTCCTTCCACGCGGCCTTTGACGGGGCACGGCACGCGGTCGCGACACATCTGCGGCTGTTTCCCCAGCCGAACGTCGCCGACGTACGGTCGTTCCTGCTCGACCAGCACCTGATCTGGGTGGCCGGCGGCAGCGTGGTCAACCTGCTGGCGGTGTGGCGGGCCCACCGCCTCGACGAGGTGCTGCGCGAGTGCTGGGAGGCGGGCGTGGTGCTCGGCGGCGGCAGCGCCGGCAGCCTCTGCTGGCACACCGGCGGGATGACCGACTCGTTCTCCGACCGGCTCGACCCGGTCACCGACGCGTTGGCGCTGCTGCCGTACAGCAACGGGGTGCATCACGACCTGCCCGAGCAGCCTCGTCGCGCCCGCTACCTGGAGGCCGTCGCCGCTGGCGTCCTCCCGGCCGGTCACGCCACGGACGACGGCGTCGGGCTGCACTACGTCGGCACCACGCTGGTCGAGGCGGTCACCAGCCGAGCCAGGGCCGGCGCGTACCGGATCGAGCCCGGCAACGAACCGGGAACGGCTGTCGAGCGGCCGATCCCGGCCCGGTCGATCGGGACACCTGGTACCTGA
- a CDS encoding AraC family transcriptional regulator, with protein sequence MHFTFPHTGTGPVRTDPLGETLHLFRLTGTLYCRAELTAPWGVDVPAMPGCMALQVVTAGQCWLEVAGEQPRLVGAGSLTLIPHGVAHRFRSDPSASTRPLADIPVRQLSERYEIMRHGGGGELTQVAYAVLRVDHVAARRLAAQLPAVLQLDRFDDDESGWLHSTLRLIARESQALRPGGETMLTRLADVLVIQVIRMWLDAAPEARQGWLAALRDEQLGRALTAVHRAPERDWTVATLAREAGMSRSAFAARFTGLVGEPVIRYLAAWRLQLAHDHLRGSGDPLPVVARRFGYQSEAAFCRAFKREYGVPPGQVRRAGVATGWPTTSRVADVDPD encoded by the coding sequence GTGCACTTCACCTTCCCCCACACCGGCACCGGCCCGGTCCGCACCGATCCACTCGGCGAGACCCTGCACCTGTTCCGGTTGACCGGCACGCTCTACTGCCGGGCCGAGTTGACCGCACCGTGGGGGGTCGACGTGCCGGCGATGCCGGGCTGCATGGCGCTGCAGGTGGTCACCGCCGGACAGTGCTGGCTGGAGGTGGCCGGCGAGCAGCCCCGCCTGGTCGGCGCGGGCAGCCTGACGTTGATCCCGCACGGGGTCGCGCACCGGTTCCGCAGCGACCCGTCGGCGTCGACCAGGCCGTTGGCCGACATCCCGGTGCGGCAGCTCAGCGAGCGCTACGAGATCATGCGCCACGGCGGCGGTGGCGAGCTGACCCAGGTCGCGTACGCGGTGCTGCGGGTGGACCATGTGGCGGCCCGACGGCTGGCGGCGCAGTTGCCTGCCGTCCTGCAGCTCGACCGGTTCGACGACGACGAGTCCGGTTGGCTGCACAGCACGCTGCGGTTGATCGCCCGCGAGTCGCAGGCGCTGCGGCCGGGTGGCGAGACGATGTTGACCCGGCTGGCCGACGTGCTGGTGATCCAGGTGATCCGGATGTGGCTGGACGCCGCGCCGGAAGCCCGCCAGGGTTGGTTGGCGGCGCTGCGCGACGAGCAGCTCGGGCGGGCGTTGACAGCGGTGCACCGGGCACCCGAGCGGGACTGGACGGTGGCCACCCTGGCACGGGAGGCGGGCATGTCCCGGTCGGCGTTCGCCGCCCGGTTCACCGGGCTGGTCGGCGAGCCGGTGATCCGCTATCTGGCCGCCTGGCGGCTGCAGCTGGCGCACGATCATCTGCGCGGCTCAGGGGATCCACTGCCGGTGGTGGCCCGCCGGTTCGGCTACCAGTCGGAAGCGGCGTTCTGCCGGGCGTTCAAGCGGGAGTACGGCGTACCGCCGGGCCAGGTCCGTCGGGCCGGCGTCGCGACCGGGTGGCCGACGACGTCGAGGGTGGCCGACGTCGATCCCGACTGA
- a CDS encoding TetR/AcrR family transcriptional regulator — MDGAVLAIRRHGIAGVSARTVAACAGVNQALVFYHFGTLDDLLAAACHAATARRVAAYHTRFAAVGSLRELLDLGRELHERERAEGNLGVLAQLLAGAQSDDRLAPATAAALRLWVDEIEQVLRRLLAGSPLAELADPVGLARTVAAGFIGLELYDGVDPSGAQDALAALDQLAVLVDVVDDLGPIARRALRSRLGQRRRTAPIGLDLPRSAPDP, encoded by the coding sequence ATGGACGGCGCGGTGCTGGCGATCCGCCGGCACGGCATAGCCGGGGTGTCCGCCCGGACCGTCGCGGCCTGTGCCGGCGTCAACCAGGCGCTGGTGTTCTACCACTTCGGCACCCTCGACGACCTGCTCGCCGCCGCCTGCCACGCGGCGACCGCGCGGCGGGTGGCCGCCTACCACACCCGGTTCGCCGCTGTCGGTTCGCTGCGGGAGTTGCTGGACCTCGGCCGTGAACTGCACGAGCGGGAGCGTGCGGAGGGCAACCTCGGGGTGCTGGCCCAGCTGCTGGCCGGAGCGCAGTCCGACGACCGGCTCGCGCCGGCCACCGCCGCCGCGCTGCGCCTGTGGGTCGACGAGATCGAGCAGGTGCTGCGCCGGCTGCTCGCCGGTTCGCCGCTCGCCGAGTTGGCCGACCCGGTCGGTCTGGCCCGTACCGTGGCCGCCGGTTTCATCGGGCTCGAGCTGTACGACGGCGTCGACCCGTCCGGAGCGCAGGACGCGTTGGCCGCCTTGGACCAGTTGGCGGTGCTGGTCGACGTCGTCGACGACCTGGGACCGATCGCCCGGCGCGCGCTGCGGTCCCGACTCGGCCAGCGTCGCCGTACCGCCCCGATCGGCCTTGACCTGCCCCGATCGGCCCCGGATCCGTAA
- a CDS encoding NAD(P)H-binding protein yields the protein MSRPSVLVTGATGKTGRRVADRLTALGHPVVRASRTSDQPLRWEDPATWSAALRGVDAAYLSYYPDLAAPEAPAVVEKFTAAARDAGLRKLVLLSGRGEANARRCEEIVAAGGLAYGIVRASWFAQNFTEGQLLDAVRAGMVALPAGTTPEPFVDVDDIADVAVAVLTDDRHIGGVYEVTGPRLLTFAQAAAEISVASGLDVGYLPVSAEQFHLRLVAEVGPDHARLLTDLCVEVFDGRNASLGDGVRRALGREPRDFAEVCRQAAASGVWRR from the coding sequence ATGTCTCGACCTTCAGTGCTCGTCACCGGAGCGACCGGTAAGACCGGCCGGCGTGTCGCCGACCGGCTGACCGCGCTCGGCCACCCGGTGGTGCGCGCCAGCCGTACCAGCGACCAACCGCTGCGCTGGGAAGACCCGGCCACCTGGTCGGCGGCGCTGCGGGGCGTCGACGCCGCCTACCTGTCCTACTACCCGGACCTGGCCGCACCCGAGGCCCCGGCCGTCGTCGAGAAGTTCACCGCCGCCGCCCGCGACGCCGGACTTCGCAAGCTGGTGCTGCTCTCCGGCCGGGGTGAGGCCAACGCGCGGCGCTGCGAGGAGATCGTCGCCGCCGGCGGCTTGGCGTACGGCATCGTCCGGGCCAGCTGGTTCGCCCAGAACTTCACCGAAGGGCAGCTGCTGGACGCGGTCCGCGCCGGGATGGTCGCGTTGCCGGCCGGGACGACGCCGGAACCGTTCGTCGACGTGGACGACATCGCCGACGTCGCGGTCGCCGTTCTCACCGACGACCGGCACATCGGCGGGGTGTACGAGGTGACCGGCCCTCGGCTGTTGACCTTCGCGCAGGCGGCGGCCGAGATATCCGTCGCCAGCGGACTCGACGTCGGCTATCTGCCGGTCTCCGCCGAACAGTTCCACCTCCGGCTGGTCGCCGAGGTCGGCCCGGACCACGCCCGCCTGCTGACCGACCTGTGCGTGGAGGTCTTCGACGGTCGGAACGCTTCGCTCGGCGACGGCGTCCGTCGGGCGCTCGGCCGCGAGCCGCGCGACTTCGCCGAGGTCTGCCGGCAGGCCGCCGCGTCCGGAGTGTGGCGGCGGTGA
- a CDS encoding peroxidase-related enzyme (This protein belongs to a clade of uncharacterized proteins related to peroxidases such as the alkylhydroperoxidase AhpD.) has protein sequence MAHIELGVDEQEFPGIIGPMRFRPETARPLNELAEVLLRRTPHPLTPGERELIAAYVSRLNQCTFCCSSHSAFAAVQLDEGAALVDQVLADPDTASVSNKLRALLRIAAAVQQDGRSVTSGLVAAARAAGATDLEVHDTVLIAAAFCMFNRYVDGLDTYAPDSPDSYLAQAHQIVHEGYGTAAGTPVGGPSAGAGSVSGPVSAQQ, from the coding sequence ATGGCTCACATCGAACTCGGTGTCGACGAGCAGGAATTCCCCGGGATCATCGGGCCGATGAGGTTCCGACCCGAGACCGCGAGGCCGCTCAACGAACTGGCGGAGGTCCTGCTTCGGAGGACTCCCCACCCACTCACTCCTGGCGAACGGGAACTGATCGCCGCCTACGTCTCGCGGCTCAACCAGTGCACCTTCTGCTGCTCGTCACACTCGGCGTTCGCCGCCGTGCAGCTCGACGAGGGAGCGGCGCTGGTCGACCAGGTTCTCGCGGATCCCGACACCGCGTCCGTGTCGAACAAGCTGCGAGCGTTGCTGCGAATCGCCGCTGCGGTGCAGCAGGACGGCCGCAGCGTGACCAGCGGGCTGGTCGCGGCGGCCCGCGCCGCTGGCGCGACCGACCTCGAGGTCCACGACACGGTTCTGATCGCCGCCGCGTTCTGCATGTTCAACCGGTACGTCGATGGGCTGGACACGTACGCGCCGGACAGCCCGGACAGCTATCTCGCCCAGGCCCATCAGATCGTCCACGAGGGATACGGCACGGCTGCCGGAACTCCCGTCGGTGGCCCGAGCGCCGGTGCCGGTTCGGTGAGTGGACCGGTCAGCGCACAGCAGTGA
- a CDS encoding DUF4166 domain-containing protein, giving the protein MTSIFQQALGRDFDRLHPRLRQRFGISSARRTACVGTGVMDRIWHGPAVTVPLLRLGATRHILFPEQGTDIAFRIENYAYRDSYGRETVSFVRTFDVAAHRRRRFDATMVYSPASGAIVDYLGTHQHYAVLLHLTVDRRGGLIIRTGEQRYAGHRFPVALSGRAQVHEWWDDAEDSFRIEVRVTNRFLGPVFGYRGRFTAQYVDTGTAPVPAAVRPLRENAQV; this is encoded by the coding sequence ATGACGTCGATCTTCCAGCAGGCGCTCGGCCGCGACTTCGATCGCCTGCACCCTCGGCTGCGGCAACGCTTCGGAATCAGCAGCGCACGGCGTACGGCCTGCGTCGGCACCGGTGTGATGGACCGGATCTGGCACGGGCCGGCGGTCACCGTGCCGTTGCTGCGGCTCGGCGCGACCCGCCACATCCTCTTTCCCGAGCAGGGCACCGACATCGCGTTCCGTATCGAGAACTACGCCTACCGGGACAGCTACGGACGGGAGACGGTGAGCTTCGTCCGTACCTTCGACGTGGCGGCCCACCGCCGTCGCCGATTCGACGCGACCATGGTCTACAGCCCGGCCAGCGGAGCCATCGTCGACTATCTCGGTACCCATCAGCACTACGCGGTGCTGCTGCACCTGACCGTCGACCGGCGTGGCGGACTGATCATCCGTACCGGCGAGCAGCGCTACGCCGGGCACCGCTTCCCGGTCGCCCTCTCCGGCCGCGCGCAGGTGCACGAGTGGTGGGACGACGCCGAGGACAGCTTCCGGATCGAGGTACGGGTCACCAACCGCTTCCTCGGCCCGGTCTTCGGCTATCGGGGCCGGTTCACGGCACAGTACGTGGACACGGGGACGGCCCCGGTACCCGCCGCCGTGCGGCCCCTGCGGGAGAATGCCCAGGTGTGA
- a CDS encoding alpha/beta fold hydrolase, with protein MARHLLVPGRGLPRPEHWLNRWAAANPDYRWAPEPPGPPYVLDDRLAALHAAISASDEPAVLIAHSAGCLTVAHWADRHSGSVAAALLVTPPYLDPGWRPGPDDPTDLYVDAVPRRRLPFRTVLVASRTDPYTTFEEFERYAADWGAELYDAGDAGHIETASGYGPWPAGERLVAALN; from the coding sequence ATGGCCCGTCACCTGCTCGTCCCCGGTCGCGGGCTGCCCCGCCCCGAACACTGGCTCAATCGCTGGGCGGCGGCCAACCCCGACTACCGGTGGGCTCCGGAGCCGCCCGGTCCGCCGTACGTGCTCGACGACCGGCTGGCCGCCCTGCACGCGGCGATCAGCGCCAGCGACGAGCCGGCGGTGCTGATCGCGCACAGCGCCGGATGTCTGACCGTGGCGCACTGGGCGGATCGGCACAGCGGTTCGGTGGCCGCCGCGCTGCTGGTCACTCCGCCGTACCTGGACCCTGGCTGGCGGCCCGGACCGGACGACCCGACCGACCTGTACGTCGACGCGGTCCCCCGGCGACGGCTGCCGTTCCGCACCGTGCTGGTGGCCAGCCGCACCGACCCGTACACGACGTTCGAGGAGTTCGAGCGGTACGCGGCCGACTGGGGCGCAGAGTTGTACGACGCCGGCGATGCCGGACACATCGAGACGGCGAGCGGCTACGGTCCCTGGCCGGCCGGCGAACGACTGGTCGCCGCCCTGAACTGA